One Brassica napus cultivar Da-Ae chromosome C2, Da-Ae, whole genome shotgun sequence DNA window includes the following coding sequences:
- the LOC125581411 gene encoding ER membrane protein complex subunit 4-like codes for MDKGKAVMGAGRRWAVDFSDQSTVPSSRDILDPPGFSRASPEQDDSATSRQKKDAEAHWKLQKAWEVAQSPFKNLMMMGFMMWMAGNTVHLFSIGITFSALWQPLSALQSVGKIFEPFKDNKVELLMPKLVFLALNLGGLALGIWKLNTLGLLPTHASDWVSSLPPPQEVEHSGGGYVFH; via the exons ATGGACAAAGGCAAAGCAGTGATGGGTGCTGGCCGGAGATGGGCCGTCGATTTCTCCGATCAATCCACCGTTCCATCTTCCCGCGACATCCTCGATCCACCTGGCTTCTCTCGTGCTTCTCCCGAACAG GATGATTCAGCAACGAGCCGCCAGAAGAAAGACGCTGAAGCTCATTGGAAACTTCAG AAAGCATGGGAAGTAGCGCAGTCACCGTTTAAGAATCTGATGATGATGGGGTTCATGATGTGGATGGCTGGGAACACTGTTCATCTCTTCAGCATTGGTATCACTTTCTCTGCTCTTTGGCAGCCTCTCAGCGCCCTCCAGAGTGTTGGCAAGA TTTTTGAGCCATTCAAGGACAACAAGGTGGAGCTACTTATGCCCAAACTAGTGTTTCTTGCCTTAAACCTTGGTGGGTTAGCTTTGGGTATCTGGAAG CTCAACACTTTGGGGCTTCTCCCAACACATGCATCCGATTGGGTTTCGTCCTTACCCCCTCCTCAG GAGGTTGAACACTCTGGAGGAGGATATGTTTTCCACTGA